From a single Streptomyces liliifuscus genomic region:
- a CDS encoding glycosyltransferase family 87 protein, which translates to MCGMPSAETTRASVHEPDLVRPTKEDPVAATGSELFGGPLGRRALLGTSWWTPVRVIALVAIGMFALGMVQKLPCYDGAWFFGASSQYTHACYSDIPHLYQGRGFADGLVPYFDKLEGDMEYLEYPVLTGVFMEVASWLTPGSGSIQDQEQVYWMVNAGMLMACAAVIAVCVTRTHRRRPWDGLLVALAPAFALTATINWDLLAVALTAAAMLMWARSRPLAFGVLLGLATAAKLYPALLLGPLLVLCWRAGRWREFGTALLGAAGSWLVVNLPVMLLAPEGWSKFYTFSQERGVDFGSFWLILSQRMETPFDTDTVNTFATVLMLISCVGVAALALTAPRRPRFAQLAFLIVAAFILTNKVYSPQYVLWLVPLAVLARPKWRDFLIWQACEVAYFLGIWMYLAYTTSGDAHKGLPQEGYQLAIAVHLLGTLYLCAVIVRDIFMPERDVVRRSGDDDPSGGVLDGAQDVFVLGAAAHPPRHAAHFDGPYVEWGTDDEPTKPRSP; encoded by the coding sequence ATGTGCGGCATGCCCAGTGCAGAAACGACGCGCGCGAGCGTGCACGAGCCAGATCTGGTGCGGCCGACCAAGGAGGACCCGGTCGCCGCGACCGGCAGTGAACTGTTCGGTGGTCCTCTCGGGCGGCGTGCGCTGCTCGGGACGTCCTGGTGGACTCCCGTGCGGGTCATCGCGCTCGTCGCGATCGGCATGTTCGCCCTAGGCATGGTGCAGAAGCTGCCCTGCTACGACGGCGCCTGGTTCTTCGGGGCCAGCTCTCAGTACACGCATGCCTGCTACTCGGACATCCCGCACCTCTACCAGGGGCGGGGATTCGCCGACGGGCTGGTGCCGTACTTCGACAAGCTCGAAGGCGACATGGAGTACCTCGAATACCCGGTGCTGACCGGAGTGTTCATGGAGGTCGCCTCATGGCTGACGCCGGGCAGCGGCAGCATCCAGGATCAGGAGCAGGTCTACTGGATGGTCAACGCCGGGATGCTGATGGCGTGCGCGGCCGTCATCGCCGTCTGCGTGACCCGCACTCACCGGCGGCGCCCCTGGGACGGCCTGCTGGTCGCCCTGGCGCCTGCTTTCGCGCTGACCGCCACTATCAACTGGGACCTGCTGGCCGTCGCTCTGACGGCCGCCGCGATGCTGATGTGGGCACGGAGCCGCCCCCTTGCCTTCGGAGTCCTGCTGGGGCTCGCCACGGCCGCCAAGCTCTATCCCGCGCTGCTGCTCGGGCCGCTGCTCGTACTGTGCTGGCGCGCGGGCAGGTGGCGGGAGTTCGGTACGGCACTGCTCGGTGCCGCCGGCTCCTGGCTGGTCGTGAACCTTCCGGTCATGCTGCTCGCGCCCGAGGGCTGGTCGAAGTTCTATACGTTCAGCCAGGAACGCGGCGTCGACTTCGGCTCCTTCTGGCTGATCCTGTCCCAGCGCATGGAGACCCCGTTCGACACCGACACGGTCAACACGTTCGCCACGGTGCTGATGCTGATCTCCTGCGTGGGCGTAGCGGCCCTTGCGCTGACCGCTCCGCGCCGGCCGCGCTTCGCCCAGCTGGCGTTCCTGATCGTCGCGGCCTTCATCCTCACCAACAAGGTCTACTCACCGCAGTACGTGCTGTGGCTGGTGCCCCTCGCCGTGCTGGCCCGTCCGAAGTGGCGGGACTTCCTGATCTGGCAGGCGTGCGAGGTGGCGTACTTCCTCGGCATCTGGATGTACCTCGCGTACACGACCAGCGGAGACGCCCACAAGGGACTGCCGCAGGAGGGGTACCAACTGGCCATCGCCGTACACCTGTTGGGGACGCTGTATCTGTGCGCGGTGATCGTGCGCGACATCTTCATGCCGGAGCGGGACGTGGTGCGCCGGTCCGGTGACGACGACCCGTCCGGTGGCGTGCTCGACGGCGCGCAGGACGTCTTCGTCCTGGGAGCCGCGGCCCACCCGCCGCGGCACGCGGCACACTTCGACGGGCCGTACGTGGAGTGGGGCACCGACGACGAACCGACGAAGCCGCGTTCGCCCTGA
- a CDS encoding transglycosylase domain-containing protein, translating into MSEHRRKPPQPQGGGRAAARRGQTGSSSGRRAAPRSATGSPSDSYDSGGEDRPFGSRAEARRAAQRSSTSGGRRRAADGAGHGGHSGGGRRGGPGGPNGPGRGRGRGPDPYKKRIIDYPRAGKYGWARWVPSWKLVTGTFIGFCGSLMAVAGVAYAMVGVPDVAAAAKAQNNVYYWANNKPMVSTGGETNRQNIKYEQIPKAMRYAVMSAENKKFETDKGIDPVGIGRALFNMAKGGETQGGSTITQQYVKNAMLNDQSQTVSRKFKELLVSIKVGRKVPKEEVMAGYLNTAYYGRSSYGLQAAARSYFGKDATDLKANECAFLAAVLKGATYYDPAGQTAIDPAATREANTERATYRTNWILDEMVKDGHLSASERAEFKDLPKLQNPRSSSELGGQIGYLVDLAKGYVINNTDITEEQLRQGGYEIHTTFDKKKVNDLEKAVKKVRKENLNTKLRPKTDTHVQFGGASVDPKDGAIVAIYGGESATKHFTNNADETGAAVGSTFKPFVLAAAMQDGKRDPELGESQAQDERTKVSPDSFYSGKNKLKIKTYDGSIWKNDKGKEWLQTNDDDASYGTPPNYQVDLREAMRVSANSAFVQLGMDVGLDKVKKAAENAGLRPNSLTGTTFPSFSIGISDPSAIRMAGSYATFATSGKQNDPFSVRQVEYEGSSVWKHKSEAKEAFTEQVADNVTDVLKTVVEDGTGTSAQLDGREVAGKTGTTDGNKSAWFVGYTPQLSTAISMYRMDDDETKKSRPFLEMYGTGGQKTIHGASFPAEVWHDYMEQALKGTTPEKFPEAEPIGEVVNDLPSPSVTPTPTETEEEQTEPSTEPSETETSPSPSASETCGPFGNFECEDTGGTETGGTETGGTDGGVTSSPTESEDPGNTRGNGNGGLFGGSTG; encoded by the coding sequence ATGAGCGAGCACCGTCGCAAACCGCCGCAGCCGCAGGGCGGCGGACGTGCCGCGGCCCGACGCGGCCAGACCGGGTCGTCCTCCGGCCGCCGTGCGGCGCCGCGAAGCGCCACCGGGTCTCCTTCCGACTCGTATGACTCGGGAGGTGAGGATCGCCCGTTCGGCAGCCGTGCCGAGGCCCGACGGGCGGCACAGAGAAGCAGCACCAGCGGTGGCAGGCGCAGAGCCGCCGACGGGGCGGGGCACGGCGGCCACAGTGGTGGCGGCCGGCGTGGTGGTCCCGGCGGGCCGAACGGCCCTGGGCGGGGCAGAGGGCGCGGTCCCGACCCCTACAAGAAGCGGATCATCGACTATCCGCGCGCGGGCAAGTACGGATGGGCACGTTGGGTGCCCTCGTGGAAGCTTGTGACGGGTACGTTCATCGGCTTCTGCGGCAGTCTGATGGCCGTGGCGGGCGTCGCGTACGCCATGGTGGGCGTGCCGGACGTCGCGGCGGCCGCGAAGGCGCAGAACAACGTCTACTACTGGGCCAACAACAAGCCGATGGTGTCCACGGGCGGTGAGACCAACCGCCAGAACATCAAGTACGAGCAGATCCCCAAGGCGATGCGGTACGCCGTGATGTCGGCCGAGAACAAGAAGTTCGAGACCGACAAGGGCATCGACCCCGTGGGTATCGGCCGTGCGCTCTTCAACATGGCCAAGGGCGGCGAGACGCAGGGCGGCTCGACCATCACCCAGCAGTATGTGAAGAACGCGATGCTGAACGACCAGTCGCAGACGGTGTCCCGGAAGTTCAAGGAGCTCCTGGTCTCCATCAAGGTGGGCCGCAAGGTGCCCAAGGAGGAGGTCATGGCGGGGTACCTGAACACCGCCTACTACGGCCGCTCCTCCTACGGTCTGCAGGCGGCGGCGCGTTCGTACTTCGGCAAGGACGCGACTGACCTCAAGGCGAACGAGTGCGCCTTCCTCGCGGCGGTGCTGAAGGGTGCCACGTACTACGACCCCGCGGGACAGACGGCGATCGACCCGGCCGCCACGCGCGAGGCCAACACCGAGAGGGCCACGTATCGCACGAACTGGATCCTCGACGAGATGGTCAAGGACGGGCACCTGTCGGCCTCGGAGCGAGCCGAGTTCAAGGACCTGCCCAAGCTCCAGAACCCGCGGTCCAGCTCTGAGCTGGGCGGCCAGATCGGCTATCTCGTCGATCTCGCCAAGGGCTACGTCATCAACAACACCGACATCACCGAGGAACAGCTCCGGCAGGGCGGCTACGAGATCCACACGACCTTCGACAAGAAGAAGGTCAACGACCTCGAAAAGGCCGTGAAGAAGGTCCGCAAGGAGAACCTCAATACGAAGCTGCGCCCGAAGACGGATACGCACGTCCAGTTCGGCGGGGCTTCCGTGGACCCGAAGGACGGTGCCATCGTCGCCATCTACGGCGGTGAGTCGGCGACCAAGCACTTCACCAACAACGCCGACGAGACCGGTGCCGCGGTCGGATCGACGTTCAAGCCGTTCGTCCTGGCGGCCGCCATGCAGGACGGTAAGCGCGACCCCGAACTCGGTGAGTCCCAGGCGCAGGACGAACGCACCAAGGTCTCGCCGGACAGCTTCTACAGCGGCAAGAACAAACTCAAGATCAAGACCTACGACGGCAGTATCTGGAAGAACGACAAGGGCAAGGAGTGGCTCCAGACCAACGACGACGACGCGTCGTACGGCACTCCGCCGAACTACCAGGTCGACCTGCGTGAAGCCATGAGGGTCTCGGCGAACTCCGCTTTCGTGCAGCTCGGCATGGACGTCGGTCTGGACAAGGTGAAGAAGGCGGCGGAAAACGCCGGCCTCAGGCCGAACAGCCTGACGGGTACCACTTTCCCGTCCTTCTCCATCGGCATCTCCGACCCCAGCGCGATCCGGATGGCCGGCTCGTACGCGACGTTCGCGACCAGCGGGAAGCAGAACGACCCGTTCTCGGTCAGGCAGGTCGAGTACGAGGGCAGCAGCGTGTGGAAGCACAAGTCCGAGGCCAAGGAAGCCTTCACCGAGCAGGTCGCCGACAACGTCACCGACGTCCTGAAGACCGTCGTTGAGGACGGAACCGGTACCTCGGCCCAGCTCGACGGGCGTGAGGTGGCCGGTAAGACCGGTACGACGGACGGCAACAAGTCCGCCTGGTTCGTCGGATACACGCCGCAGTTGTCGACTGCCATCAGCATGTACCGCATGGACGACGACGAGACCAAGAAGAGTCGTCCGTTCCTGGAGATGTACGGCACGGGTGGCCAGAAGACCATCCACGGTGCGTCGTTCCCGGCCGAGGTATGGCACGACTACATGGAGCAGGCGCTCAAGGGCACGACGCCCGAGAAGTTCCCGGAGGCCGAGCCCATCGGTGAGGTGGTCAACGACCTTCCGAGCCCGAGCGTGACCCCCACGCCCACAGAGACCGAAGAGGAGCAGACCGAGCCCAGTACGGAGCCCAGCGAGACTGAGACCAGTCCCTCGCCCTCCGCGAGCGAGACCTGTGGCCCCTTCGGCAACTTTGAGTGCGAGGACACCGGCGGGACAGAAACGGGCGGAACCGAGACCGGCGGCACAGACGGCGGCGTGACGTCCTCACCCACGGAATCCGAGGATCCAGGCAATACCAGAGGTAATGGCAATGGCGGCCTCTTCGGAGGATCAACCGGATAG
- a CDS encoding MATE family efflux transporter → MTQAPAAPKAARRRHDREIVALAVPAFGALIAEPLFLMVDTAIVGHLGTAQLAGLGIASALLVTAVSVFVFLAYATTAAVARRVGAGDLQAAIRQGMDGIWLALLLGAAVIAVVLPTAPALVELFGASDTAAPYATTYLRISALGIPAMLVVLAATGVLRGLQDTKTPLYVAVGGFVANGALNAGLVYGADLGIAGSAWGTVMAQYGMAAVYLLVVVRGARKHGASLRPDAAGIRACAQAGAPLLVRTLSLRAILLIATAVAARLGDADVAAHQIILSLWSLLAFALDAIAIAGQAIIGRYLGAGDAQGAREACRRMVEWGIGVGVVLGGLVIVSRPLFLPLFTSDSVVHDTALPALLMVALSQPICGIVFVLDGVLMGAGDGPYLAWAMILTLAVFAPVALLVPVFGGGLTAVWGAMTLMMTVRMLTLWLRTRSGRWIVTGATR, encoded by the coding sequence ATGACACAGGCTCCTGCGGCGCCCAAGGCCGCCCGGCGTCGGCACGACCGAGAGATCGTCGCGCTGGCCGTTCCGGCCTTCGGCGCACTCATAGCCGAGCCTCTCTTCCTCATGGTCGACACCGCGATCGTCGGCCATCTCGGCACCGCGCAACTCGCCGGTCTCGGTATCGCCTCGGCTCTCCTCGTCACAGCCGTGAGCGTCTTCGTCTTCCTCGCGTACGCCACCACGGCCGCCGTCGCCCGACGGGTCGGGGCGGGCGACCTCCAGGCCGCGATCCGCCAGGGCATGGACGGCATCTGGCTGGCCCTGCTGCTCGGCGCCGCCGTCATCGCCGTCGTACTGCCCACCGCGCCCGCCCTGGTGGAACTCTTCGGCGCTTCTGACACCGCCGCTCCCTACGCCACCACCTATCTGCGCATCTCGGCCCTTGGCATCCCCGCGATGCTCGTCGTCCTCGCGGCAACCGGTGTACTCCGTGGCCTGCAGGACACAAAGACACCCCTCTACGTCGCCGTCGGGGGCTTCGTCGCCAACGGTGCCCTCAACGCGGGCCTCGTCTACGGCGCGGACCTCGGTATCGCCGGCTCGGCTTGGGGAACCGTCATGGCCCAGTACGGCATGGCCGCTGTGTACCTCCTCGTGGTGGTCCGCGGAGCCCGGAAGCACGGGGCGTCCCTACGGCCGGACGCCGCCGGGATACGTGCCTGCGCCCAGGCCGGCGCACCGCTGCTGGTCCGCACTCTCTCGTTGCGCGCGATCCTGTTGATCGCCACCGCCGTCGCCGCCCGACTCGGAGACGCCGATGTCGCCGCGCACCAGATCATCCTGTCGCTGTGGAGCCTGCTCGCCTTCGCCCTCGACGCCATCGCCATCGCGGGTCAGGCCATCATCGGCCGCTATCTCGGCGCCGGAGACGCGCAGGGAGCCCGCGAGGCCTGCCGCCGCATGGTGGAGTGGGGCATCGGCGTCGGCGTCGTGCTCGGCGGGCTGGTGATCGTCAGCCGCCCCCTGTTCCTGCCACTCTTCACCAGCGACTCAGTCGTCCATGACACGGCACTGCCCGCCCTGCTCATGGTGGCGCTCTCCCAGCCGATCTGCGGGATCGTCTTCGTACTGGACGGCGTGCTGATGGGCGCGGGGGACGGCCCGTATCTCGCATGGGCCATGATCCTCACCCTGGCGGTCTTCGCTCCGGTGGCACTGCTCGTGCCCGTATTCGGCGGTGGGCTGACCGCGGTCTGGGGAGCGATGACCCTCATGATGACCGTGCGAATGCTGACCCTGTGGCTGCGCACACGCTCGGGTCGCTGGATCGTCACGGGCGCCACACGCTGA
- the dnaB gene encoding replicative DNA helicase — MSISEPLDDPWADSGPSDRLPASRQRRDGGRGRDDQHDRGQDNGAWDGGGSAFERVPPQDLDAEQSVLGGMLLSKDAIADVVEVLKGHDFYRPAHETIYGSILDLYAKGEPADPITVAAELTKRGEITKVGGASYLHTLVQTVPTAANAEYYAEIVHERAVLRRLVEAGTRITQMGYAADGDVDEIVNSAQAEIYAVTEQRTTEDYLPLGDIMEGALDEIEAIGSRSGEMTGVPTGFTDLDQLTNGLHPGQMIIIAARPAMGKSTLALDFARACSIKHNMPSVIFSLEMGRNEIAMRLLSAEARVALHHMRSGTMTDEDWTRLARRMPDVSAAPLYIDDSPNLSMMEIRAKCRRLKQRADLKLVVIDYLQLMQSGGKRSESRQQEVSDMSRNLKLLAKELELPVIALSQLNRGPEQRTDKKPMVSDLRESGSIEQDADMVILLHREDAYEKESPRAGEADIIVGKHRNGPTATITVAFQGHYSRFVDMAQT, encoded by the coding sequence GTGAGTATTTCCGAGCCCTTGGACGATCCGTGGGCCGACAGCGGTCCCAGTGATCGTCTGCCCGCCTCCCGCCAGCGCCGCGACGGTGGCCGGGGCAGAGACGATCAGCACGACCGCGGTCAGGACAACGGAGCCTGGGACGGCGGCGGTTCGGCGTTCGAGCGAGTGCCGCCGCAGGACCTGGACGCCGAGCAGTCCGTTCTCGGCGGCATGCTGCTCTCGAAGGACGCGATCGCCGACGTCGTCGAGGTGCTCAAGGGCCACGACTTCTACCGGCCGGCGCACGAGACCATCTACGGCTCGATCCTCGACCTCTACGCGAAGGGCGAGCCGGCCGACCCGATCACCGTCGCCGCCGAGCTCACCAAGCGCGGCGAGATCACCAAGGTCGGCGGCGCCTCGTATCTGCACACCCTGGTCCAGACGGTTCCGACGGCGGCGAACGCCGAGTACTACGCGGAGATCGTCCACGAGCGGGCGGTGCTGCGCCGCCTGGTCGAGGCCGGCACACGCATCACGCAGATGGGGTACGCGGCCGACGGCGACGTGGACGAGATCGTCAACAGCGCCCAAGCCGAGATCTACGCGGTCACCGAGCAGCGCACCACCGAGGACTATCTGCCCCTCGGCGACATCATGGAGGGCGCGCTCGACGAGATCGAGGCGATCGGTTCGCGGTCGGGGGAGATGACCGGTGTGCCGACGGGCTTCACCGACCTCGACCAGCTCACCAACGGTCTGCACCCGGGCCAGATGATCATCATCGCCGCCCGTCCCGCCATGGGTAAGTCGACGCTGGCGCTGGACTTCGCACGGGCCTGCTCGATCAAGCACAACATGCCGAGCGTGATCTTCTCGCTCGAAATGGGCCGCAACGAGATCGCGATGCGTCTGCTGTCCGCCGAGGCGCGCGTGGCCCTGCACCACATGCGTTCCGGGACGATGACCGACGAGGACTGGACCCGGCTCGCGCGCCGGATGCCGGACGTCTCGGCCGCTCCGCTCTACATCGACGACTCTCCGAACCTGTCGATGATGGAGATCCGCGCCAAGTGCCGTCGCCTCAAACAGCGTGCCGATCTGAAGCTCGTGGTCATCGACTATCTGCAGCTGATGCAGTCGGGTGGCAAGCGGTCGGAGAGCCGACAGCAGGAGGTCTCCGACATGTCGCGAAACCTCAAGCTGCTCGCTAAGGAGCTTGAGCTGCCGGTGATCGCGCTGTCGCAGCTGAACCGTGGCCCCGAGCAGCGCACGGACAAGAAGCCCATGGTCTCCGACCTGCGTGAATCCGGGTCGATCGAGCAGGACGCGGACATGGTGATCCTGCTGCACCGCGAGGACGCGTACGAGAAGGAGTCGCCGCGCGCCGGCGAGGCGGACATCATCGTGGGCAAGCACCGTAACGGCCCGACGGCCACGATCACGGTCGCCTTCCAGGGCCACTACTCCCGCTTCGTGGACATGGCACAGACCTGA
- the rpsR gene encoding 30S ribosomal protein S18: protein MAKPPVRKPKKKVCAFCKDKVTYVDYKDTNMLRKFISDRGKIRARRVTGNCTQHQRDVATAVKNSREMALLPYTSTAR from the coding sequence ATGGCGAAGCCGCCTGTGCGCAAGCCTAAGAAGAAGGTCTGCGCATTCTGCAAGGACAAGGTCACGTACGTGGACTACAAGGACACGAACATGCTGCGGAAGTTCATTTCCGACCGCGGCAAGATCCGTGCCCGCCGCGTGACCGGCAACTGCACGCAGCACCAGCGTGACGTCGCCACGGCTGTGAAGAACAGCCGTGAGATGGCGCTGCTGCCCTACACCTCCACCGCGCGATAA
- a CDS encoding single-stranded DNA-binding protein, giving the protein MAGETVITVVGNLVDDPELRFTPSGAAVAKFRVASTPRTFDRQTNEWKDGESLFLTCSVWRQAAENVAESLQRGMRVIVQGRLKQRSYEDREGVKRTVYELDVEEVGASLKNATAKVTKTTGRGGQGGYSGGGSGGGGGQQGGGWGGGSGGGQPQGGGAPADDPWATSAPAGGGQQGGGGGGWGGSSGGAAGGSGGGYSDEPPF; this is encoded by the coding sequence ATGGCAGGCGAGACCGTCATCACGGTCGTCGGCAATCTTGTCGACGACCCCGAGCTGCGCTTCACCCCGTCCGGTGCGGCGGTCGCGAAGTTCCGTGTCGCGTCCACTCCCCGCACCTTCGACCGTCAGACCAACGAGTGGAAGGACGGCGAAAGCCTGTTCCTGACCTGCTCGGTCTGGCGTCAGGCGGCGGAGAACGTCGCCGAGTCGCTCCAGCGAGGCATGCGCGTCATCGTGCAGGGCCGGCTGAAGCAGCGGTCCTACGAGGACCGTGAGGGCGTCAAGCGCACGGTCTACGAGCTGGACGTCGAGGAAGTCGGCGCCAGCCTGAAGAACGCCACGGCCAAGGTCACCAAGACCACCGGTCGAGGCGGCCAGGGCGGTTACAGCGGCGGCGGCAGCGGTGGCGGCGGCGGTCAGCAGGGCGGCGGCTGGGGCGGAGGCTCCGGCGGCGGTCAGCCGCAGGGCGGCGGCGCTCCCGCCGACGACCCCTGGGCGACCAGTGCTCCTGCAGGCGGCGGCCAGCAGGGCGGCGGCGGTGGCGGCTGGGGCGGAAGCTCCGGCGGCGCTGCCGGCGGCTCCGGCGGCGGCTACTCGGACGAGCCCCCCTTCTAG
- a CDS encoding alanine racemase — protein MALTLYVDTARWRAHHKHVSEQFPGLVPVCKGNGYGFGHERLADEATRMGSDVLAVGTTYEAARIKDWFGGDLLVLTPFRRGEEPVPLPDRVIRSVSSVDGVYGLVGARVVIEVMSSMKRHGVSEQDLPQLHAAIENVRLEGFAIHLPLDRTDGSDAVEEVIGWMDRLRAARLPLHTMFVSHLKAEELARLQQQFPQTRFRARIGTRLWLGDHEATEYRGAVLDVTPVSKGDRFGYRQQKVASDGWLVVVAGGTSHGVGLEAPKALHGVMPRAKGVARAGLATVNRNLSPFVWGAKQRWFAEPPHMQVSILFVPSDAPEPKVGEELVAHLRHTTTQFDRIVER, from the coding sequence ATGGCGCTCACGCTCTACGTCGACACCGCACGCTGGCGGGCGCACCACAAGCACGTGTCCGAGCAGTTCCCGGGGCTCGTCCCGGTCTGCAAGGGCAACGGCTACGGCTTCGGCCATGAGCGGCTCGCGGACGAGGCCACCCGTATGGGCTCCGACGTCCTCGCCGTGGGCACGACGTACGAGGCCGCACGGATCAAGGACTGGTTCGGCGGCGATCTGCTCGTGCTGACGCCGTTCAGACGGGGCGAGGAGCCCGTACCGCTGCCCGACCGGGTCATCCGCTCCGTGTCGTCCGTCGACGGCGTCTACGGCCTCGTGGGCGCCCGTGTCGTCATCGAGGTCATGTCCTCCATGAAGCGGCACGGTGTGAGCGAGCAGGACCTGCCCCAGCTCCACGCCGCCATAGAGAACGTGCGCCTTGAGGGCTTCGCGATCCATCTGCCCCTGGACCGCACCGACGGCTCGGACGCCGTCGAGGAGGTCATCGGCTGGATGGACCGGCTGCGTGCGGCCCGGCTGCCGCTGCACACCATGTTCGTCAGCCACCTCAAGGCCGAGGAGCTCGCCCGGCTGCAGCAGCAGTTCCCGCAGACCCGTTTCCGCGCCCGCATCGGCACGCGGCTCTGGCTGGGAGACCACGAGGCCACCGAGTACCGCGGAGCCGTCCTGGACGTCACCCCCGTCTCCAAGGGCGACCGTTTCGGCTACCGCCAGCAGAAGGTCGCTTCGGACGGCTGGCTGGTGGTCGTCGCGGGCGGTACGTCGCACGGAGTGGGCCTGGAGGCCCCGAAGGCCCTGCACGGCGTCATGCCGCGCGCCAAGGGCGTCGCCAGGGCCGGCCTCGCCACGGTCAACCGGAACCTCTCACCGTTCGTCTGGGGCGCCAAGCAGCGTTGGTTCGCGGAGCCCCCGCACATGCAGGTCTCGATCCTCTTCGTGCCCTCGGACGCCCCGGAGCCGAAGGTCGGCGAGGAGCTGGTGGCCCATCTGCGGCACACCACCACTCAGTTCGACCGCATCGTGGAGCGCTGA
- the rpsF gene encoding 30S ribosomal protein S6, whose amino-acid sequence MRHYEMMVILDPDLEERAVAPLIENFLSVVREGNGKVEKVDTWGRRRLSYEIKKKPEGIYSVIDLQAEPAVVKELDRQMNLNESVLRTKVLRPETH is encoded by the coding sequence ATGCGTCACTACGAAATGATGGTCATCCTCGACCCCGATCTCGAGGAGCGCGCTGTCGCCCCCCTGATCGAGAACTTCCTCTCCGTCGTCCGTGAGGGCAACGGAAAGGTCGAGAAGGTCGACACCTGGGGCCGTCGTCGTCTCTCGTACGAGATCAAGAAGAAGCCCGAGGGCATCTACTCGGTCATCGACCTGCAGGCCGAGCCTGCGGTCGTCAAGGAGCTCGACCGCCAGATGAACCTGAACGAGTCGGTCCTCCGGACCAAGGTCCTCCGTCCCGAGACCCACTGA
- the rplI gene encoding 50S ribosomal protein L9 encodes MKIILTHEVSGLGAAGDVVDVKDGYARNYLIPRNFAIRWTKGGEKDVEQIRRARKIHEIQTIEQANEIKARLEGVKVRLAVRSGDAGRLFGSVTPADVASAIKASGGPDVDKRRIELGSPIKTLGAHETSVRLHPEVAAKVNIEVVAA; translated from the coding sequence ATGAAGATCATCCTCACCCACGAGGTCTCCGGCCTCGGCGCCGCGGGCGACGTCGTCGACGTCAAGGACGGCTACGCTCGCAACTACCTGATCCCGCGGAACTTCGCGATCCGTTGGACCAAGGGTGGCGAGAAGGACGTCGAGCAGATCCGTCGTGCTCGCAAGATCCACGAGATCCAGACCATCGAGCAGGCCAACGAGATCAAGGCCCGCCTCGAAGGTGTGAAGGTCCGTCTGGCCGTTCGCTCCGGCGACGCCGGTCGTCTCTTCGGTTCCGTCACCCCGGCTGACGTCGCCTCGGCGATCAAGGCTTCCGGTGGCCCCGACGTCGACAAGCGCCGCATCGAGCTGGGCTCGCCGATCAAGACGCTGGGCGCTCACGAGACGTCCGTGCGTCTGCACCCCGAGGTTGCCGCCAAGGTCAACATCGAGGTCGTCGCCGCGTAA
- a CDS encoding lipid II:glycine glycyltransferase FemX, translated as MSLTLRTISREQHLAYIQNLPAASHMQVPAWADVKAEWRSESLGWFDNRSSEMVGAGLVLYRQLPKIKRYLAYLPEGPVINWFAPNLTDWLDPMLAHLKQQGAFSVKMGPPVIIRRWEAASIKKGIQDPDVKRLRDIEADFIEPRAFEVADKLRRMGWQQGEDGGAGFGDVQPRYVYQVPLANRSLEDVHKGFNQLWRRNIKKAEKAGVEVVQGGYQDLEEWQRLYEITALRDHFRPRPLSYFQRMWTALNTEDPNRMRLYFARHEGVNLSAATMLVVGGHVWYSYGASDNIGREVRPSNAMQWRMLRDAYALGATVYDLRGISDSLDETDHLFGLIQFKVGTGGQAAEYLGEWDFPLNKLLHKALDIYMSRR; from the coding sequence ATGAGCCTGACCCTGAGGACCATCAGCCGTGAGCAGCATCTGGCGTACATCCAGAATCTGCCCGCGGCTAGCCACATGCAGGTCCCGGCCTGGGCAGACGTCAAGGCCGAGTGGCGCTCCGAGAGCCTCGGATGGTTCGACAACAGGTCCAGCGAGATGGTCGGCGCGGGTCTCGTGCTGTACCGCCAGCTGCCCAAGATCAAGCGCTACCTCGCCTATCTGCCCGAGGGCCCGGTCATCAACTGGTTTGCGCCGAATCTGACCGACTGGCTGGATCCGATGCTCGCGCACCTCAAGCAGCAGGGTGCCTTCTCCGTGAAGATGGGCCCGCCGGTGATCATCCGCCGCTGGGAGGCCGCTTCGATCAAGAAGGGCATCCAGGACCCGGACGTGAAGCGCCTGCGCGACATCGAGGCGGACTTCATCGAGCCGCGCGCCTTCGAGGTCGCCGACAAGCTGCGGCGCATGGGCTGGCAGCAGGGCGAGGACGGCGGGGCGGGCTTCGGCGACGTACAGCCCCGCTACGTCTACCAGGTGCCGTTGGCCAACCGGTCGCTGGAAGACGTCCACAAGGGCTTCAACCAGCTCTGGCGGCGCAACATCAAGAAGGCCGAGAAGGCCGGCGTCGAGGTCGTCCAGGGCGGTTATCAGGACCTGGAGGAGTGGCAGCGCCTCTACGAGATCACGGCCCTGCGCGACCACTTCCGGCCTCGACCGCTCTCGTACTTCCAGCGCATGTGGACGGCTCTCAACACCGAGGACCCCAACCGCATGCGGCTGTACTTCGCCCGGCACGAGGGTGTGAACCTGTCCGCCGCGACGATGCTGGTCGTCGGCGGGCACGTCTGGTACTCCTACGGAGCCTCCGACAACATCGGGCGTGAGGTCCGGCCCTCGAACGCGATGCAGTGGCGGATGCTGCGCGACGCTTACGCGCTCGGCGCCACCGTCTACGACCTGCGCGGTATCTCCGACTCGCTGGACGAGACCGATCACCTCTTCGGCCTCATCCAGTTCAAGGTGGGCACCGGTGGGCAGGCCGCCGAATACCTCGGTGAGTGGGACTTCCCGCTCAACAAACTGCTCCACAAGGCGCTCGACATCTACATGTCGCGCCGCTGA